The Salvelinus alpinus chromosome 30, SLU_Salpinus.1, whole genome shotgun sequence genomic interval TCTGTGTCTATCCTGTGGTGCACTGTAGTCATAGAAAATGGTCTCTGTGTTAGCCAGACAAAATCCATTGCACCTCATGATATCTGTAAAGCAAAAAGGCACAAGTTTGATAATATTCTGATAATGTACAGtactgggtcatgttcagtagggtaCACCGCAGCGAAGCGCTTTGCAACAAACGACTAAAATATTTGTTGTAGCATTTCCTGTGGCACCTCCTTCGTTTCGAAAGGTTCTCTTCTGTTTTGTGCCTACTGAACAAGACCCAGGTGTTGTCACAGTAATGTTTTTGCGGAGGGGTGCACGAGTCACTCAGACCTGTGCCAAGTCCCCTCGCTCCGAGGGTTAGCCCATCCAAGTGCCCAGGGGGGCTGCTTCTTCATCGGAGGTTCACGCAAACCCCGTTTCCTTCACTCCCTTAAGCATGCTAGACAATAGCACAGTCCGTTTAGAATAACCAAGCGACTTAATGCTACGTATCCTAAATGAGAGAGCTACAAGAAACTCCGTGGGGATGCAAGAATAGCTAGTAATAGCTAGCTCGCCATGGCGAGTTAGCCAACCTGGCTAGCACGCTATGCAGCGCTCGTTTAGCTAGCCCGGTCGCGAAAGTTCATGTAGGACCAGATCACAGATGGGGGACCGGACCCCTCATCAACAAGTCTGGCAAGAGAGTATTCACCGAACCTGGCCACCCTCTGTCTTAGAGTAGCCTCCCGTAACCAACGACAGAGTGCCACAGGAGCCAAGTTGGGCGCAGGCAGCCAcaacataccccacgcccaggcagacaagACATTTTCTCTGACCACCTAAACCCTCTCCGCATCCTGCTCTTCGGGTCCCAGCCGAGGTACCTGCATCCGGGATAGGAAAGTAGCCATCGGAAATTCCAAGCTTCCTCAAGAATGTTACACGTCTTTCCAGAGAGTTTGTACGCAATACGTGGCAATGCACACACGGACTGGTTCGAGTCGAGGGCCGCCTGAGCGTGTTCCAAACAAAGACAAACTAAATGGTGAGGATCTTTCAGAGAAATCCTAGAACTGTATGACCTGGGGGCATGATCTCAACCCCGAACCCGGCTTAGCCATTACCGTTTCAGTTGTTTTCTTAGCCATTTTACACATTGCACCATCAAATTGAAGAATAACTAATTGTTTGTGATTAGGAACAAGTACAACCTTCAGCACACAATGTCCAGGGGGTGAGTACGCTCTACCACTATGGGACAGTTTAGTTTGGCGCAGCATAAGAAAGTCTCATTTTCCAGTTGTTTGTTTTCAGTAGCGTGTATCGTTCCCATTCACACCTAGGTGAAGAATGGAATAATCGAAAAATATTAATCTCCGCCTCACACGTATCACCTGTGCAAGGCGGGGCTTCCAGATAGACATGGATTTCATTGGCTTTGTCAGGCTTGATTGTAGATCTTTCAACTGAAGTTGCGAGAGTGCaactccccatagtatgttgtcaattaaactacactgaacaaaaatataaaatgcaagaTGTAAAGTCCCACGTTTCATGAGTAAAAAGAAAAAatccccagaaatgttccatatgcagaaaaagcttgtttctctcaaattttgtgcacaaatgtatttacatccttgttaagtgagcatttttcctttgccaagataatccatccacctgacaggtgtaacatatcaagaagctgattaaacagcatgatcattacacaggtgcaccttgtactggggacaataaaaggccacttttaaaatgtaatgtttttcacacaacacaatgccacgtctcacgttttgagggagcgtgcaattggaattctgactgcaggaatgtccaccagagctgttgccggaTAATTTAACGTTCATTTCTCtaacataagctgcctccaacgttgtttaagagaatttggcagtacatccaaccggcttcacaaccgcagaccacgtgtaaccacgccagctcaggacctccacatccgacttcttcaccagcgggatcgtctgaggaggGGTGCTGAGGagaatttctgtctgtaataaagcctatTTGTGgttaaaaactaattctgattggctggacctggctgccaagtgggtgggcctatgccctccaaggcccacctaTGACTGcaaccctgcccagtcatgtgaaatccatagatgacGGCCTAATGTATTtcttttaattgactgatttccttttttgaactttaactcagtaaaatctttgaaattgttgcatgttgcatttatattttttcctCGGTGCACTTGATGTTGCTTTAATTACGCAGCACATTCGTTTTGCCCTCCAGAAACTGGAATGTGGACTGTGAAATTAGCTAAACAATAAAAATAGACACTTGTTTGCAGTGAAACATGGTCATTGAATAAATTTCTAGATACATTCAGACCTGATATTGTTACTGGACTCTGGTAGTATGGctccatgttgttgatgttgttttcTCTTATCATCAGGTCCAGCGGAGATTGCTCAAAGAACGTGAGCACTGCTTCTGACCGTGAATACTGTAGACGAAAAGGTGGAAGATGAGAGTGGGACACAACTACCTCGGGTGAATCTCAAAAAAGTATTTTCCTCGATTGCTtgtttcctctctcctcgtcACCTTCTCtaaggaaaggaggagagtgtTGGAAGAAAATAAGGAGCCCAGGAGAAAATCTCCTCCAATGCTCTCCTCGCTTCTCTCTGAAGCTttgaggaggcgaggagagaggataggaTGTAAGGAATCACCCCGGCTTCACCCCGTCTAGGTGAAACATTTTCAGGGAATTCAGCCCAAGTACATTGGGTGACCCTTTCAAGGCTCAGAAATAAATGACTTCATAAGCAATATTATTCAACCTCAGAAGGGATAAGTataagatacagtaccagtcaaaattgtggacacacctactcattctttattttgactattttctacattgtagaataatggtgaagacatcaaaactatgaaataacacatacagaagaatcatgtagttaccaaaaaagtgttaaataaatctaaaaatatttgagattcttcaaagtagccaccctttgccttgatgacagctttgcacactcttggcattctctcaaccagcttcacctggaatgattttccaacagtcttgaaggagacaCATAAATTGTCATTTGGGTCGACACTGTAATATTTAATACCACGTCAACGAGTGGCCTGTTGAAATAGCCAGAGAGCTATTATGAAGAGTCATAACTGTATATTGATATGCATTGCTAGATGTAAATAACTATAGGCCACTCTACCTTAATTGGCAAGATTACGACCCTCCTGAGTAGTTTTTCCACCTCCTGCAATCGAATCTCAATATCATTGGCCTCTGCAGCGTTTCTTATTCGCACAAGTCCTGGTGGGGAAAAACATAGACAGGAACTATTTCAATACAAGTCGTATTTTAAAGTATTTCAGAATATAAATACAGTCAAGTTATTTTAAATACTGTATTTATACTGTAGACTATAGGTTTACAATTTGTATAGGCTTTCAATTATGCATTTGTAATATGTTTTTGCAAGAGTTTGTCCATGTAAGAACGACATGTCATCTTGGTGTTTTTATATAAACTAGGTTTGTACACCTTCACATGACAGTATCCATCAATGTAGTCTGTACTTTGAATTATTATTGTGGGCCTGTACATTTTAGGCTTATTTCCACATGAAATGGCCTATTCAACATTTCATCCACATAGGACATAGAATAATGTAGTTCTGATTCTGTGAGttgtttaacatgggtcatgTATTTATAACGGGCTACCTACCATCTAGGAGCGCTGACTGTGTAGGAGTTGCTCTATCCTCTGGGAAAGCATCCATGAGTCTCTTTAGAAGGCTTCCAAGATCGCGGTCCGTTCTGTGCAAATAGAGAACGCTCCTGTCCGACAATTCGGTCCGGACTTCAATGAATTCTTCCTCTCCGCGGTGACTGATTATTCGCTGTGTGCCAACAACCCAACAGTTTTGTACAAACATGTTCATGAGCGAAGTTCCCTCAAAAGCAACAGTTGCCATTTTCACTGCTTTATTCCCATTCGATGACAGGCTATAATTGTTAGTTTGACTTCGGGGCGCCTAAATATCTGCAATTTGATTCCTTTCACCAATCTTCATCATGCATCGGCAAATGGTCGGGGAAAGTTGTTTTTTTTCTCAAACGAATTATAACAGAAATATAAAGTGCCGTTTCGATTATCCTAAATGGCTTGTATTATGTCCAGTTGGATCAAAATTCCAAAAGTACCATACCCGCTGATGGAAGCGACTCCTCTCTCACTCGCAGAAGTAACTTGAAGAAGAAGGTTGCCAGGTTGGAAATTTTGCTGATCATTTATGCTCCTCTCCCGCACACCACTTGATGCTATGCAGCCGGGGATGCCCAAACCCCAAACCACACTAACGACGCAATATATAGCATGACTACCAAACCATCTGCAACAGCAAGTTTTGCAAACCTAGAAAACTATTTAGAGCTAAGAAAACCAGTGATTTCTTCAAAtaaatgttgatgtactggcaATTAAATGACTGGCATTTAGTTGATGGTCCTTTCAGGCTTGTGGATGCTAGCGGAACTGGTCCTGTGTTTATTTTTAACAACAAATGTGGGATAATCCAATCGGGGGATTGAGAGGTGGGATTTGCTTCACAGCACGGTGTTTATTTACTATGTCATGCTATGTCAACTGGGGCACAGGTTAGTCTTGTAGGCTAGGGTTAGCCTAGTACAGTATTTAAACAATAACCCAGGTATGTTCAGTACACAGCACATCCAACCTgggttaaacacttttttttttacatatttacCTACAGTGAAGttataacaaattcttatttacaatgacagcctaggaacagtgggttaactgccgtgTTCAGGGGTAAAATGAAAGATTTTtaccttggggatttgatctagcaaccttctggttactgacccaacactctaaccactaggctacctgccaagtGCCAATCAAGAAGGCGActaaagatttaaaaaatatatgtgctATCTAGCTAAATCTGGTGCAATTGCATGTTGTTCATGGTCCctgaaaaataaacaaacaacaacaaaaaactatgtGCAATCTatcaaatactttgagcatttgcCTGCCTAAAGTTCCAGGTGGGCGTTGTTTGCAGGTGTGGATTGGCCATctggcaattctggcaaatgTCAGATGGGCTAGACCATTTTTTTGTTGGGTGGGTTGGTCAAAATTGACATACAcaaaaataaaaattgtaaaaaataataataattaaacaaTGAAAAAGATGACATGGCCAGTGGCCCATTGTCCTGTTAATTTCTCTGTTATTCTAGTCTATAATGATCCTTTAGGTGATCAGTGGGCAACGCCGGCCTGGTTTTCGAGGTCACGCAAACTCACATTCAAAGTCATACGCTGAATCAGCAAAGAGTCCTGCTCTGACTCTCACTCTGTCATCAGTTAGATTGTAAAACAATGGAAATGGTGCCTACAAACAAGTGAAGTGCTCATGATTCCTGAAATTAAAGTGTCTGCCCTGCCCCTGTGCCCTCGCTGGGGCCTGCTGCTGTGATGAGTGAGCCACTCTCCTCTGCACCCATGCGCTCAAAGGGAAAAATGTGTTCTCATTgtataacatttcaaaatgcaattgccTTAAAAACACAGCTTTGGAAGCTTCGTCCCCTTGTCCCTGTCGAGGAGAGGAGGGTCTCAGCATTTTGTAGGTATAATATATATTTGATATGGCTTTGAGATATTGAGCGGCGTGCACGCGAAATGCACACCAGCTATTGTGAGGGCATAGGCCTAGGGCTGGGCAATATAtcaaattaatttgattaatttgAATTCACTTTTTTGCACAatgttccaaatgcctgtatcgcaagaatcaaggtttttatttttgttcagtttttgAGCGTTTGtgtctttttggtctcgtctccttcCCACTCCAGACAATAagctcctcctccttctgtgctgtgtgcactgtgcaccttcccactccacagacaccaagcccttccccctgccactcacaacTACAAAGAGACGAAAGAGCACTTCTTCCTCATTGACAACAAGCCGTTTCAAATCGCTATTTACTGTTGAGGTTTGGTCCGACGTAAACATGTCATATGGACACCGAAACACATTgaaacattattttactgtaatagacaaCTTACCCTTTGTAACgataccctttttatgtctcaactcccaaaatgtagaacagagcagaccctACTCAGACGGGAGTATCAATGAACATGATTGTGGAAAATTCATtcagttgtatctccagacagaggaacagttatagtggtgagttgtatctccagaggaacagttatagtggtgagttgtatctccagaggaacagttatagtggtgagttgtatctccagaggaacagttatagtggtgagttgtatctccagaggaacagttatagtggtgagatgtatctccagacagaggaacagttgtaGTGGTGAGTTgtttctccagacagaggaacagttatagtggtgagttgtatctccagacagaggaacagttatagtgatgagttgtatctccagaggaacagttatagtggtgagttgtatctccagacagaggaacagttatagtggtgagttgtatctccagaggaacagttatagtggtgcgttgtatctccagaggaacagttatagtggtgagttgtatctccagacagaggaacagttatagtcgtgagttgtatctccagaggaacagttatagtggtgagatgtatctccagacagaggaacagttatagtggtgagttgtatctccagaggaacagttatagtggtgagttgtatctccagacagaggaacagttatagtggtgagttgtatctccagacagaggaacagttatagtggtgagttgtatctccagatagaggaacagttatagtggtgagttgtatctccagaggaacagttatagtggtgagttgtatctccagacagaggaacagttatagtggtgagttgtatctccagaggaacagttatagtggtgagttgtatctccagacagaggaacagttatagtggtgagttgtatctccagaggaacagttatagtggtgagttgtatctccagaggaacagttatagtggtgagttgtatctccagacagaggaacagttatagtggtgagttgtttctccagaggaacagttatagtggtgagttgtatctccagacagaggaacagttatagtggtgagttgtatctccagaggaacagttatagtggtgagttgtatctccagaggaacagttatagtggtgagttgtatctccagaggaacagttatagtggtgagttgtatctccagaggaacagttatagtggtgagttgtatctccagaggaacagttatagtggtgagttgtatctccagaggaacagttatagtggtgagttgtatctccagacagaggaacggttatagtggtgagttgtatctccagaggaacagttacagtggtgagttgtatctccagaggaacagttatagtggtgagttgtatctccagaggaacagttatagtggtgagttgtatctccagaggaacagttacagtggtgagttgtatctccagaggaacagttatagtggtgagttgtatctccagaggaacagttatagtggtgagttgtatctccagaggaacagttatagtggtgagttgtatctccagaggaacagttatagtggtgagttgtatctccagaggaacagttatagtggtgagttgtatctccagaggaacagttatagtggtgagttgtatctccagacagaggaacagttatagtggtgagttgtttctccagacagaggaacagttatagtggtgagttgtatctccagacagaggaacagttatagtggtgagttgtatctccagaggaacagttatagtggtgagttgtatctccagaggaacagttatagtggtgagttgtatctccagaggaacagttatagtggtgagttgtatctccagacagaggaacagttatagtggtgagttgtatctccagacagaggaacagttatagtggtgagttgtatctccagcagaggaacagttatagtggtgagttgtatctccagaggaacagttatagtggtgagttgtatctccagaggaacagttatagtggtgagttgtatctccagaggaacagttacagtggtgagttgtatctccagcaggaacagttatagtggtgagttgtatctccagaggaacagttatagtggtgagttgtatctccagaggaacagttacagtggtgagttgtatctccagaggaacagttatagtggtgagttgtatctccagaggaacagttatagtggtgagttgtatctccagaggaacagttataatggtgagttgtatctccagaggaacagttatagtggtgagttgtatctccagaggaacagttatagtggtgagatgtatctccagaggaacagttatagtggtgagttgtatctccagacagaggaacagttatagtggtgagttgtttctccagacagaggaacagttatagtggtgagttgtatctccagacagaggaacagttatagtgatgagttgtatctccagaggaacagttatagtggtgagttgtatctccagaggaacagttatagtggtgagttgtatctccagaggaacagttatagtggtgagttgtatctccagacagaggaacagttatagtcgtgagttgtatctccagaggaacagttatagtggtgagatgtatctccagacagaggaacagttatagtggtgagttgtatctccagaggaacagttatagtggtgagttgtatctccagacagaggaacagttatagtggtgagttgtatctccagacagaggaacagttatagtggtgagttgtatctccagatagaggaacagttatagtggtgagttgtatctccagaggaacagttatagtggtgagttgtatctccagacagaggaacagttatagtggtgagttgtatctccagaggaacagttatagtggtgagttgtatctccagaggaacagttacagtggtgagttgtatctccagaggaacagttatagtggtgagttgtatctccagaggaacagttatagtggtgagttgtatctccagaggaacagttataatggtgagttgtatctccagaggaacagttatagtggtgagttgtatctccagaggaacagttatagtggtgagatgtatctccagaggaacagttatagtggtgagttgtatctccagacagaggaacagttatagtggtgagttgtttcTCCAGACAGaagaacagttatagtggtgagttgtatctccagacagaggaacagttatagtgatgagttgtatctccagaggaacagttatagtggtgagttgtatctccagaggaacagttatagtggtgagttgtatctccagaggaacagttatagtggtgagttgtatctccagacagaggaacagttatagtcgtgagttgtatctccagaggaacagttatagtggtgagatgtatctccagacagaggaacagttatagtggtgagttgtatctccagacagaggaacagttatagtggtgagttgtatctccagatagaggaacagttatagtggtgagttgtatctccagaggaacagttatagtggtgagttgtatctccagacagaggaacagttatagtggtgagttgtatctccagaggaacagttatagtggtgagttgtatctccagaggaacagttatagtggtgagttgtatctccagacagaggaacagttatagtggtgagttgtttctccagaggaacagttatagtggtgagttgtatctccagacagaggaacagttatagtggtgagttgtatctccagaggaacagttatagtggtgagttgtatctccagaggaacagttatagtggtgagttgtatctccagaggaacagttatagtggtgagttgtatctccagacaggaacagttatagtggtgagttgtatctccagacagaggaacagttatagtggtgagttgtatctccagaggaacagttatagtggtgagttgtatctccagaggaacagttatagtggtgagttgtatctccagaggaacagttatagtggtgagttgtatctccagacagaggaacagttatagtggtgagttgtttctccagaggaacagttatagtggtgagttgtatctccagacagaggaacagttatagtggtgagttgtatctccagaggaacagttatagtggtgagttgtatctccagaggaacagttatagtggtgagttgtatctccagaggaacagttatagtggtgagttgtatctccagaggaacagttatagtggtgagttgtatctccagacataggaacagttatagtggtgagttgtatctccagaggaacagttatagtggtgagttgtatctccagaggaacagttatagtggtgagttgtatctccagaggaacagttatagtggtgagttgtatctccagacagaggaacagttatagtggtgagttgtatctccagacagaggaacagttatagtggtgagttgtatctccagaggaacagttatagtggtgagttgtatctccagaggaacagttatagtggtgagttgtatctccagacagaggaacggttatagtggtgagttgtatctccagaggaacagttacagtggtgagttgtatctccagaggaacagttatagtggtgagttgtatctccagaggaacagttatagtggtgagttgtatctccagaggaacagttacagtggtgagttgtatctccagaggaacagttatagtggtgagttgtatctccagaggaacagttatagtggtgagttgtatctccagaggaacagttataatggtgagttgtatctccagaggaacagttatagtggtgagttgtatctccagaggaacagttatagtggtgagatgtatctccagaggaacagttatagtggtgagttgtatctccagacagaggaacagttatagtggtgagttgtttctccagacagaggaacagttatagtggtgagttgtatctccagacagaggaacagttatagtgatgagttgtatctccagaggaacagttatagtggtgagttgtatctccagaggaacagttatagtggtgagttgtatctccagaggaacagttatagtggtgagttgtatctccagacagaggaacagttatagtcgtgagttgtatctccagaggaacagttatagtggtgagatgtatctccagacagaggaacagttatagtggtgagttgtatctccagaggaacagttatagtggtgagttgtatctccagacagaggaacagttatagtggtgagttgtatctccagacagaggaacagttatagtggtgagttgtatctccagatagaggaacagttatagtggtgagttgtatctccagaggaacagttatagtggtgagttgtatctccagacagaggaacagttatagtggtgagttgtatctccagaggaacagttatagtggtgagttgtatctccagaggaacagttacagtggtgagttgtatctccagaggaacagttatagtggtgagttgtatctccagaggaacagttatagtggtgagttgtatctccagaggaacagttataatggtgagttgtatctccagaggaacagttatagtggtgagttgtatctccagaggaacagttatagtggtgagatgtatctccagaggaacagttatagtggtgagttgtatctccagacagaggaacagttatagtggtgagttgtttcTCCAGACAGaagaacagttatagtggtgagttgtatctccagacagaggaacagttatagtgatgagttgtatctccagaggaacagttatagtggtgagttgtatctccagaggaacagttatagtggtgagttgtatctccagaggaacagttatagtggtgagttgtatctccagacagaggaacagttatagtcgtgagttgtatctccagaggaacagttatagtggtgagatgtatctccagacagaggaacagttatagtggtgagttgtatctccagaggaacagttatagtggtgagttgtatctccagacagaggaacagttatagtggtgagttgtatctccagacagaggaacagttatagtggtgagttgtatctccagatagaggaacagttatagtggtgagttgtatctccagaggaacagttatagtggtgagttgtatctccagacagaggaacagttatagtggtgagttgtttctccagacagaggaacagttatagtggtgagttgtatctccagacagaggaacagttatagtggtgagttgtatctccagacagaggaacagttatagtggtgagttgtatctccagaggaacagttatagtggtgagttgtatctccagacagaggaacagttatagtggtgagttgtttctccagaggaacagttatagtggtgagttgtatctccagacagaggaacagttatagtggtgagttgtatctccagaggaacagttatagtggtgagttgtatctccagaggaacagttatagtggtgagttgtatctccagacagaggaacagttatagtggtgagttgtatctccagaggaacagttatagtggtgagttgtatctccagacagaggaacagttatagtggtgagttgtatctccagaggaacagttatagtggtgagttgtatctccagaggaacagttatagtggtgagttgtatctcctgaggaacagttatagtggtgagttgtatctccagacagaggaacagttatagtggtgagttgtatctccagacagaggaacagttatagtggtgagttgtatctccagaggaacagttatagtggtgagttgtatctccagaggaacagttatagtggtgagttgtatctccagacagaggaacggttatagtggtgagttgtatctccagaggaacagttacagtggtgagttgtatctcctgaggaacagttatagtggtgagttgtatctccagaggaacagttatagtggtgagttgtatctcctgAGGAACAGTtacagtggtgagttgtatctccagaggaacagttatagtggtgagttgtatctccagaggaacagttatagtggtgagttgtatctccagaggaacagttatagtggtgagttgtatctccagaggaacagttatagtggtgagttgtatctccagaggaacagttatagtggtgagatgtatctccagaggaacagttatagtggtgagttgtatctccagacagaggaacagttatagtggtgagttgtatctccagaggaacagttataatggtgagttgtatctccagaggaacagttatagtggtgagttgtatctccagaggaacagttatagtggtgagttgtatctccagacagaggaacggttatagtggtgagttgtatctccagaggaacagttatagtggtgagttgta includes:
- the LOC139559954 gene encoding PX domain-containing protein 1-like, with protein sequence MATVAFEGTSLMNMFVQNCWVVGTQRIISHRGEEEFIEVRTELSDRSVLYLHRTDRDLGSLLKRLMDAFPEDRATPTQSALLDGLVRIRNAAEANDIEIRLQEVEKLLRRVVILPIKYSRSEAVLTFFEQSPLDLMIRENNINNMEPYYQSPVTISDIMRCNGFCLANTETIFYDYSAPQDRHRALSVSTCTESAGFGYDTQSGFKETLDIVETASTDGSAEDQETSFPNLTYYQLLTYETDILE